The sequence below is a genomic window from Salinispira pacifica.
TTTCTTAGGGGGTGTACGCTTGAGCGAAGTTGTTTTCTTCATTGGTATGCTTACTAGTCCTTCACCACCCTTTAAATCTATACACATCAGGATAGCAGTCTGGTTATCACAGCTTCTTAATTTCCTGCTCGGAAAGGCCGGTAATCTCTGAGATATCTGCTATCGGAAAACCTCGTTCCAGCATTTTGCGTGCATCTTCCCGGGCTTTCTGCTGCATACCCTGCTCCATACCGCGTTGCTCTCCACGTTGCTCAATTCTGTCTACAACTTCTGCCAACATTGTTTTTACCTCCGTTAACTGATTTACCTTGTCGATGTCCCCGTTCTCAAGAGATCCTCGGAACATCCGGTTGATCCAGTGGCTGAATTGACGCAGCTGTTCAGGCTGCTCCTCGGCAATCATGGAAATTGCCGTATCTATTGTCCGCCGCAATGCCGCATCATCCTCCTGCTGCTCTAGGTATATGATGGCTGCTACCAGACCCTTGATGCGCTCCAGTTTTTCCGGTGGGATATCACGCTCAATAATCGGGTAGTATGTAAAGCTTGGAATGTACTTTTGCGGAATCTCTGGTGCAATCAGCTCACTGATATTGAACGGCACCGTCCAAGGGAGGCTGCCGTTGTACAGGAGAACCGGAAATACCGCCGGCAGCAGCCCCTTTGTGCTGCTTCGAAACAACTGGTCGTACAGTTGCAGAATATACAGCAGCATACGTACCGGAATGGTTTTGTCAGGAGTGGATTGGAACTCCAACAGAACATACACATAAACCTCACGGCCGGGAAGGGTCACCTTATAGATAATATCACTCTCCCGGTCCAAAAGCTCATCGCTGACAAAGCTTTTATCCACCAGCTCAACATCATCAACAGCCAAGCCCTGCACAAAATCCTCCTCCACAAAGCGGGTGAGAAACTGATGAAACACCTGCTTGCTTGAGAAAAGGAATTTATATGCACTGTCCCAGGGCTTTCGTTCTGCCATAAATACAAGTATACGACGTTTCATAAAGCTGGACAATTGTTTACGTTCCAGCCGTTGTGAAGGAAACCAAAGGCGCGAATCCCGCGCCTCAATATTCATTAATCAATTCAAAAAGATACGTGGTTCTCTCTGCTTTTATTACGTACAGCCACACTCCTCCCACTACACCATCCGTGACCATCTGGTGTTCATCTGTGGTTACCACCAACTCCCTGATCTGTGAAATAATCTACCCTCCGCGGCATAGCCAACATCGCCACGACAATCGCAGTCAACGCTCTGCTCCCCCCGGGCACCGGAGCTCTACTCACCGCCGCCATCAACCTTGCCGACGACGCAGTATTCACCGCCCTGGACGTCTCCAACGGTGTAATGACCCGAAACGAAGGACTGGTCAACTTCGGAAAACAAGCGGCAACATCTCTTGCAAGCACCGCAATCGGCGGAATAGGACCCACAGAAGGTGCATTCACCGCCCTGGAAGCCGGCCAAAAAGTAGGCCTAACCCTTGGTAGACAACTCGGCACAAACCTCTCTTCCGGACTCATTAACTCCATAGAATACAGTGCTGAAGACGGCTTTGGTTGGAATGGAGAAGCATTAGCAGAATCAATGGTGGGCGAACAAGCTCTCGCCGGCTACATGGGCACTGTTATGGGAGGCGCGATCCAGCATAGTATGACTGATTCAATCCGTGGTACCATTGGAGAAGATCTGATGAATGCCCAGGCCACTGCCCGCACAGCCGGCAACCTCGCCCGAATGGGCATAGACCTCGCAGTAACCGGCAACACCGGCATCAATCTCTTGAACGCCAACGGAGTAGGACTGTTTGAAATGAACTTCGACCTTGAACAAGGCATCAGCGGCAGAATCAGCATGGGAGGCTACGACATGAGCGCCGGCACAATAATGAGTGCAATCAACGGCATGAGTACCTACAAAACCTCCCGGGACATCCTCAACCAGGGCTTTTCAGGTGACAGAGCAGCAGCAATGCGCATGCTTGCAAGCTACGCAGCTGATGAAACCGATGAACGCTTTGAACAGCTGATGAACGGTGATGCCGAGTTCACAATAGAAGAAGGGGACGGCAACGCCAAAACCGAACAGGATGAGAACGGCAGAATCAGCATGCGGATCGACAGCCAGGAAGGAACCAACGGCGACCTTCTCACAGGAATTGCCCTGATCCATGAAGCATTCAGAAACGGTCTGGACGACGGAGAAATAGGACAACAGCAGGAAAACGCCGAGTCTGTAATACACCACACAATCGCAGCCCAAATGGTGGGGCAGGGCTACGGCATGAGCAGCTTAAGCGACAGCCTCAAAGATGAAATAAAGATCCTCAACAGCGAAGGCGGAATCCAGAAGCTTGCAGAGCATGCAGTGGAGAATTATGACTGGAGTGCGGATTATTGGAAATTGACTGCTGAGGGCAAATGGAAGGAAGACCAATCGCTGGACTTTGACATCTCTGCGGCGGTAGAAGAGAATCCCGAATTACTCAATGATCCTGAAATTATGGCTCTTCTCCGGCAGGGAGGCGGAAAGATTGCGTTCTCTGATATGAATGAAGAAGTGGCGCAAAAAATAGGGCTGAGCATATTCGGCGACGACATCGCGAATTCGACGAATCCGAATGTCCCGGATTGGGCGAATGAATCGTTGATCAGTGCCAACGGAGCATTGAATAGATTTATTGAGGGGACTGGTGCCTTTGTTAATGCTAGTGAAGCCATTAATTCTGCTATCAGTTACATTGGTGGTTCCAATTACGAATCAAATCCAATAAATAGTAGTATTGCTAATACACTTTTGACCGACATGATGGACTCACTGGGAGGTGTTCAAGATTCGGGATTACTTGTTAAAAACGGCGTATCTGGCATTGATACTTCAAACCTAGTGAATCTTGGAACTGATGAAAATCCGCTGTATATTCCGGTAGAACTTGGGCCAGGACAATCTGTGCATGATTCTTCCAGTTTACCCGGACTCCGGGATATGGACGCTGGCATTTTTAAGAATCACTCAGGAATTGATTTGCGTGGAATTGGTGACAGCAATGTTGTTTCATCGGCTGACAATTTATCAATGGAACTAAACTATGACGCGACATTTGGACTAAACGCACTGACAACATTTAATTACTCCGGGATTTCAGCGCAGGATAAGCTATCCCATCTTGAGGCGGAACCAACGATTATGTCATTCCTTCAGAACTTTGGAACAGAGGGTGTTAATTTCGATGGGAACGCTCTTTCCGGTTTAATTGCCGGGACAGTTCTGGGTAATGTGGGCAATACCGGTTACTCGGATGGAGCGCATTTGGATTGGAACACACTAGAATATTCTTCAGATTTGGCTGGATTCGATCCGAATTCTCCGTTAGATAGCACACTATATGGTGATTACTTACGAAATGATATTACAGTTCAATCAGCGTTTGCCCGATATCGATCCGGTGGAGAAGGAACTCCGGAAACAGTTTTGGATTATGCTTCTAATCTGAACAATTATAGAAATTATTTTGAAGAAACGAACGACATTCCTTGGATGTGGGAGATGAATCTTAATTATGGGTTAGGTTGGGATGACTATTAATATTCTTCGTAAATTTGTAGTATTGCTATTAACCTCTATGTCCATATACGGAATTGAGGTGTCACTGGATCGCGAATATAATATTCCCGATCCGTCGCAGTATTTTGATGAGCTGGAACCGATATTTAATTCTCGAAGATGGTCAGGCAGCAGTCCATGGGTGTACTGGCTGGCAAGCGGAGACTTGTTTGTATTTCAAGGACCGTTTCATTGGAAGCTTGAACTTGAAAATGGTCAATACTCGAGACTACGAGAGTGGGAAGCATTTACTGAGTACGGATTTGGTACCCGTCCCGCCTCATTTCGAAACAATGACTTTATTGTGCTTAGGTATGGTTCAATCTTTGAAGGACCCAGAAAAGCTGGAATCTTTTCCGAACAATGGGAACCTCTTATGATTGGTACAGAATTTAATGAAATATCTCTTGGAAGAATTCGCCGAAGAGTTGAAGATGATCGGCAACCTTATGGATGGCATGTAGATTTGTTGGGGGAATATTCAATTATTAATCGCCCTGTCGTTGAGGATTTTGACGAGAGAATAACATTTGGCGAGTTTCAAACATTTTTATCACTTGTTGGTCCGGAAAACGACATGCTTTATCATATTCCTACAGAGTTTGCATCACTTCGGATAGCTGGAAATTATCCAAGTATTTCTGTGAGTTTTGACAGGTTTCGCATTGCAATCGTAGTGATTGCGGAGCAGATTGACCAGAACACTGAACTTAAAGGAGTATGGAAGATTTACACATTGAATGTCACCTACGAAGCTCGCACAGACAAGGATATTCAGGTTTTTTCCTCCCCTGGTGCAGATTCACAGATTATCGGAACTGTCACCAGCGATATACAACTCATTGCCATGGATACGGCAAATTATGAGCGGAACGGTGAAATTCAAGATTTTTGGTATCAAGTGAAATCTAATTCAATAGAAGGCTGGGTATATGGTGGCGATTTACTGATTGAGGGTAATTCGTGGAGGGATCGACTCTCCAACCGAGGAGAACTCATACGCTGGCAAGAGGTCCCCGAGCTAGTAGCTGAGTTGCGACCGGAAGAGGCCGAGATAGAGGAAAGCTATCCATCTAATGAAGCGCGTTCAGAGTATGAAGAGCCCGTAGATACAGCTGAGAGCGATATAGATCCTCAGGAACAAATATTTTTAAATCGAAAAAATGAAATGCCATTTACAACAATTTTGGTGATCACAATCATCACCGCAATAATCCTCACACTCCTGGTGGGATTTATTGCAGACAAAGTAAAGGGAAAGAAAGACAATTAATTCTGAGAATAAAAGATGAGGCAAACCATGGATTTCTCACCCAGGATTCCCAAAATTGGGACAAGGTCCAGGAACAAGATTGGCGGGGGGGGACAATACTATATGAAAATCACCGGTGTTCACCTTAAGGAGGTTCATGAAATGCCCTCCTTATTCACGGGTTTGGGTTCCTGTTGACCCGACGGTTCACCGGAAGACCAATGATCTTTGACATGTATATGTGTTTACTTTAGGTCAAAGAAGTCGCCGGGCAGGCTGCCATGCTGGGACGAGTACCTTGGCCTACGCATCCGAGAGTGCAGACCGAGGTATAACCGAGGCCACCCAAGAAATTATAGGCGGAATGCAGGAAAATGCACCCTCGGCAGAGTCGATAATTGTCGACCTTACCGGCGGAACCCTGCAAAGCTCCTTGAAAATGCTCGATTTGCGGCCACATCCTTGGACCGAATCGATTTATGATATTAGTTCTTCATTATTTCGACTAGGCGCTGCTTTGCCAGTTGAGAAAATTATAGACGTCGATATAGAAACAGAAACATCAGGTGTGAGAGAAAACGAGGGTGATCGAATAAAGGCGTACGTCGAAACATACTAATTCCCCTAAGAGAATTGTTGAGTTGCCCGCCGTTCTTCCGGGGGACAGATTTGTTTTTGAAACTATGTTCGCTGCAGGACCGGGTCAAACTCGAACTGAATCTTATGAGATCTCGCGATTCCGCTGATCTTTGAAAAATATTGAGAGATGGAAAAACACAATCGGGTTAAGAATGGATAGCGCTGAAAAAAGCGGTTCACACAACGAGCCGCTTAAAATCCACTTTGGTGCCATTGAAATTCACAAGATACCCGATTTTCAATTTGGACAGCCTGAGATAATTGAGCAACTGTGCTTCTCACGGAGGCATGGGCGAGCAGGGGGCTCTGGCCCCGACCAGCCTTTTTGTTTGAGGGCATTCTCGCAGCGACGAGCTGTCAAGGATGACAGACCTGCCAAAAGAAATAGAAAAATACAGGCTGCCTTGCCCGGTCGCATAGCCGAGCAGCAATGCGAAGCATTGCGGCCAGGCACTGGGAGGAGCGAGGGATATACTTAAAAAAAGAGGAGGAAGGAGAACCGCTCCGAGAAAAAAAGCGCAAATCATCGCGCGACATCAAAAAAACCAAACACAGGTTGTAATGACGTTCTATAATGAGCCTATAAATTCAGACAGTTTTCGGAGGGGGTTTTCAGTGATATCCTGCTTCATAGTGAGGAAAACCATTGAAGAAGACATACGATAAGGCATTTAAGCGAAAATAGTACTTGAGGTTTTCAAGGAGGAGATGACGTTGCAGGAGCTGGGGCATAGGTACGGGCTACACCCGAATGTCATCAGTAACTGGAGGAAGCAGGCACTGACAGAGATGCCAAATATATTTGAACGATCAAACAAGAAAAGCGCGGAAGATCGCGAAGTTGAGGCACGAGAAGAGTCGATGCTCAAGACTATCGGGCAGCAGAAAATTGAAATTGATTTTCTAAAAAAAAAGTATCGTCAATTGTACGGCCGGGACCCGCAATGATTGAACGCGACCATCGGGAGCTGTCGATACGTCGGCAGAGCGAGCTCTTGGGCATTTCCCGATCAACCGTGTACTATCAAGCGCCTTCACAGCGGGATCAGAACGATGTGGACGAGCTTCAGGAGATCCTCGGGGTGCTGGAAGGCATACCGTTCTACGGCTACCGAAAAGTTGCCCTCGAGATGAAAAAGCAGGGGACGAATACGACGCCCAAACGGGTACGGCGGATCATGCGAAAGTTCGGACTCAAGGCAATCTATGCCAAACCGAATCTCTCGAAGGCACGCAAGGAGCACAAGAAATATCCCTATCTGCTTTCAGGGAAGATCATTCGCCACCCGAATCAGGTCTGGGCCAGCGATATCACGCATATTCGGCTTCCCGGCGGGCAGGTATATCTTGTGGTGATCCTGGATCTCTATTCCCGCAAGGTCTTGAGCTGGCGATTGAGCAACAGCATGAGTGCCGATTTCTGTACCGAAGCGCTTGAAGAGGCTCTGTGGCGATACGCAAAGTCCGGCGATTTTCAACACGGACCAGGGAAGCCAGTTTACCTCTGATGCGTTCACAGAGATCTTAAAACGCCATGGAGTGCGCATCAGCATGGATGGGAAGGGCCGTGCACTGGATAATATCTACATCGAACGATTATGGAAGACACTGAAATACGAAGATATATACATCAAGTCATATGAGTCCATGAAGGACCTCAAAGACGGACTGAACAGGTATTTCCGGTTCTATAATACGATGAGATTCCATCAGTCCCTGGATTATCAAGTTCCGGATGAGAAGTACGAGTCATTTCAAACTTCATTACCGGAAGTTCAAGTGGCAGCATAAGCGTTAGGCTACACTGAAAACTTTTTATGATTTTGGTCTGGACAAAGGGCGCAGTTTATTCCAACCCCAAATGGCTACCCGACAACCATCGGGCCTATCTGTGAAAATCGGTGTTTATCGGTGGTAAAACAAAACTTTCTCATATGTGGTCCCTAAGACGGACTGTTCAACGAACACATCGGCTATGCACCGGAAATGGTCACCATGCCCGACAACGAAAAGACCGGCTCCCGCTCGAAGATGAAGGACAACTTCAAATACGAAGGGGACGGAGAAATGGGCCGGATCATGTCCGACTTCCTCATGTACAACATGCGCGAAGGCCGAGGAATGAGCGAAGCGGCCAAGCCGGTGTACGAACGACGCATGTGGGATGACGACGGAAGCTGGATAGAAGCGCCGAGCATCCGCGGTGTGGTGAACATCGGCGTTTCAATTACCGCCAGTTTTTTAGCTCCCGGAGTGGGGGGAGCCCTCATGGGGGCGGCATTAAACCTGGTGGATGATGCGATGTTCACGGCCATGGACGTGCAAAACGGGGTAATGACCGCTGACGAAGCCTGGGTCAGCATGGGTAAACAGGCGCTCTCCAGCGTAGCCAGTGCGGCCATCGGTCAGATAGGACCAACCGGGGATGCATTTAAAGCTTTGGGTGCTGGAGCGAAAGTCGGTCTGACCCTTGGCCACCAAGTGGCGACAAATACGGTCACCGGCGCAATAAACGCCATCGAATACTCGTCCGAGGGCGGCTGGGGCTATAACGGCGAGGCGTTCCGCGAAAGCGTGGTGGGTAAACAGGCGCTGGCCGGATATGTGGGCAGTGTCGCCGGGGGCATGGTGCAGCACAGCATAGCCGATTCAAGTCTCTTCGGCTTCGTCGGGGAGGACTATGCCAACGGTATGGCCACGGCCACCATGGCGGGAAATCTTGTGCGGATGGGAACCGACTATGCTATCACCGGCAGTACGAGCATCAACCTGGCGAATATCAACGGCGTGGGCTTGTTTGAAGTCAACCTGGGGCGCGACGGTATAAGAGGCAGCATCTCAAGCGGGGGCTACGACATGTCCATGGGGACGATCATCAACAGCATAAAAGGCATAGGGACCTTACAGACATCCGCCGACATCGGCAAGAAGTTCGACGGAGACCTGGAAGTAGCCATGCGCGGGCTATCCAGTTACGGCCTTGACGAGACTGACGAATACTTCCGCCAGCTGATGAACGGCGAAGCCGAAATAACCATAGCCGACGGCGACGGCACTGCCTTGACCGAGTACGATGCTGAAACGCAAACCAAGCGAACAAGAATCGACCACGCAGGCGACGGGCAATTCGCCGGCATCCAGCTGGGCGTAGTCTTGGCGCATGAAGCGTTCCGGAACGGTATAGACGACGGCGAGCGGGGACAGCAGATTGAAACGTCTGAGGCGGTATTCGGTCATACCGTAGCCGCCGGAATGGCCGCGGGCATCTATGGCGATTCATCGATAAGCCAGGCGATGCTTGACGAAGTAGAACTATTGCGCGAGGCTCAAAGAACCAAAGACTTCAGCAAATTCTCAGCTCATGTTGCTGCGAATTATGATTCGAGTAAGGATTATTGGAAACTGACTGCTGAGGGTGAACTCATAAATGACGGGGATGGGTGGCTCCGGGATGAAAACGGTGATCTTGTACGTAATGAAAACGGAGATCCCATAGGTGCAAACGGTGTTGAAACTGGTCTTTTAAACATCCTCTATGGGGGAACAAGTGGCCGTTCATACGATAATTTCAGCGATGAAGAAATCGCAACCGCTCAACAGTTAATGGTGCAATCCGGAATGACTTCAACTGATGTTCCAATGCACGAACGGATGTGGACTGGAAATGCTGATAATATTCATGTACCGGGCCTTGGTTCTGTTCCCGTTAACCTCACCGCTTTAAACATGGGGAAAAAGTTAGATATGAACTCCGTCATGAGCAAAACAGGAGATTCTATCGCTACGGAAGCATTTGTGAACTATTACTACGGTGAAGCCCATGATGCTGCAAAAAGTGGTTTTTCCCAATTGAGTAGTGCAATGTCTAATGTTCCCCTCACAGCTCAAGGACGATTTGGAAGACTCTCTGCAACAATGACTGATTTCTATGGAAACGGAAGTGCCGTCGCCCAAAAATTGAGCCAAGAATATGGTCTTGAAGGTGAAGACTTCTTTGGCCCAAGCACCAATGATAAGCACTCCCTTGGTATGCATAAAGGCAATGACTTTGGAATGCCTGAAGGAACAGCAGTCCCATCTATCTTCTCAGGCGTTGCCTCTGTAATTGACCGGACTGATGATTATGATCCACTGACAGGCGAAGACAGTTCAGGTCTTAACGTTCAATCGAGAATAGGCTTTACATTCGAGGATCTTTTCATTGATACAGGGGTGGATTCAAACTCAATGCATTTCTCAAGTATTCCTGAGGACTTAGAAGTCGGCA
It includes:
- a CDS encoding Rpn family recombination-promoting nuclease/putative transposase, producing the protein MAERKPWDSAYKFLFSSKQVFHQFLTRFVEEDFVQGLAVDDVELVDKSFVSDELLDRESDIIYKVTLPGREVYVYVLLEFQSTPDKTIPVRMLLYILQLYDQLFRSSTKGLLPAVFPVLLYNGSLPWTVPFNISELIAPEIPQKYIPSFTYYPIIERDIPPEKLERIKGLVAAIIYLEQQEDDAALRRTIDTAISMIAEEQPEQLRQFSHWINRMFRGSLENGDIDKVNQLTEVKTMLAEVVDRIEQRGEQRGMEQGMQQKAREDARKMLERGFPIADISEITGLSEQEIKKL
- a CDS encoding SH3 domain-containing protein, which codes for MTINILRKFVVLLLTSMSIYGIEVSLDREYNIPDPSQYFDELEPIFNSRRWSGSSPWVYWLASGDLFVFQGPFHWKLELENGQYSRLREWEAFTEYGFGTRPASFRNNDFIVLRYGSIFEGPRKAGIFSEQWEPLMIGTEFNEISLGRIRRRVEDDRQPYGWHVDLLGEYSIINRPVVEDFDERITFGEFQTFLSLVGPENDMLYHIPTEFASLRIAGNYPSISVSFDRFRIAIVVIAEQIDQNTELKGVWKIYTLNVTYEARTDKDIQVFSSPGADSQIIGTVTSDIQLIAMDTANYERNGEIQDFWYQVKSNSIEGWVYGGDLLIEGNSWRDRLSNRGELIRWQEVPELVAELRPEEAEIEESYPSNEARSEYEEPVDTAESDIDPQEQIFLNRKNEMPFTTILVITIITAIILTLLVGFIADKVKGKKDN
- a CDS encoding GxxExxY protein, with amino-acid sequence MLNYLRLSKLKIGYLVNFNGTKVDFKRLVV
- a CDS encoding DDE-type integrase/transposase/recombinase — encoded protein: MIERDHRELSIRRQSELLGISRSTVYYQAPSQRDQNDVDELQEILGVLEGIPFYGYRKVALEMKKQGTNTTPKRVRRIMRKFGLKAIYAKPNLSKARKEHKKYPYLLSGKIIRHPNQVWASDITHIRLPGGQVYLVVILDLYSRKVLSWRLSNSMSADFCTEALEEALWRYAKSGDFQHGPGKPVYL
- a CDS encoding integrase core domain-containing protein codes for the protein MPISVPKRLKRLCGDTQSPAIFNTDQGSQFTSDAFTEILKRHGVRISMDGKGRALDNIYIERLWKTLKYEDIYIKSYESMKDLKDGLNRYFRFYNTMRFHQSLDYQVPDEKYESFQTSLPEVQVAA
- a CDS encoding M23 family metallopeptidase — translated: MPDNEKTGSRSKMKDNFKYEGDGEMGRIMSDFLMYNMREGRGMSEAAKPVYERRMWDDDGSWIEAPSIRGVVNIGVSITASFLAPGVGGALMGAALNLVDDAMFTAMDVQNGVMTADEAWVSMGKQALSSVASAAIGQIGPTGDAFKALGAGAKVGLTLGHQVATNTVTGAINAIEYSSEGGWGYNGEAFRESVVGKQALAGYVGSVAGGMVQHSIADSSLFGFVGEDYANGMATATMAGNLVRMGTDYAITGSTSINLANINGVGLFEVNLGRDGIRGSISSGGYDMSMGTIINSIKGIGTLQTSADIGKKFDGDLEVAMRGLSSYGLDETDEYFRQLMNGEAEITIADGDGTALTEYDAETQTKRTRIDHAGDGQFAGIQLGVVLAHEAFRNGIDDGERGQQIETSEAVFGHTVAAGMAAGIYGDSSISQAMLDEVELLREAQRTKDFSKFSAHVAANYDSSKDYWKLTAEGELINDGDGWLRDENGDLVRNENGDPIGANGVETGLLNILYGGTSGRSYDNFSDEEIATAQQLMVQSGMTSTDVPMHERMWTGNADNIHVPGLGSVPVNLTALNMGKKLDMNSVMSKTGDSIATEAFVNYYYGEAHDAAKSGFSQLSSAMSNVPLTAQGRFGRLSATMTDFYGNGSAVAQKLSQEYGLEGEDFFGPSTNDKHSLGMHKGNDFGMPEGTAVPSIFSGVASVIDRTDDYDPLTGEDSSGLNVQSRIGFTFEDLFIDTGVDSNSMHFSSIPEDLEVGSEISSNMTIGYAGDSGASDGSHLHQQFTLRRGYGKPATMDQANPYRARQNSFLDFVGAPLIGAS